One stretch of Janibacter limosus DNA includes these proteins:
- a CDS encoding general stress protein has protein sequence MSTQPNMTAPMQQHLRLEYPMSLDTFDTYAEAQRAVDFLADKEFPVQDVMIVGTDLKQIERVRGRLTSGKVMLGGLLSGIWIGVFVGLVFTMFDGGEGIVSRMISTILIGAVFGVVWAWLGYRSTGGQRDFTSISQVVASRYEVFTEHKHVQAARELLAELDPMRAAQEQLRRNQERARAEHERRQPGQPGQVGPQDPRG, from the coding sequence ATGAGCACCCAGCCGAACATGACCGCACCGATGCAGCAGCACCTGCGGCTCGAGTACCCGATGTCGCTGGACACCTTCGACACCTACGCCGAGGCGCAGCGGGCGGTCGACTTCCTGGCCGACAAGGAGTTCCCCGTCCAGGACGTCATGATCGTCGGCACCGACCTCAAGCAGATCGAGCGGGTGCGCGGTCGCCTCACCAGCGGCAAGGTCATGCTCGGCGGGCTGCTCTCGGGCATCTGGATCGGTGTCTTCGTCGGGCTGGTCTTCACGATGTTCGACGGCGGCGAGGGGATCGTCTCGCGGATGATCTCCACGATCCTCATCGGTGCCGTCTTCGGTGTCGTGTGGGCGTGGCTGGGCTACCGGTCGACAGGTGGCCAGCGCGACTTCACCTCGATCAGCCAGGTCGTCGCCTCCCGCTACGAGGTCTTCACCGAGCACAAGCACGTGCAGGCCGCCCGTGAGCTGCTCGCCGAGCTCGACCCCATGCGCGCCGCGCAGGAGCAGCTGCGGCGCAACCAGGAGCGGGCACGGGCGGAGCACGAGCGGCGTCAGCCGGGTCAGCCCGGTCAGGTTGGTCCGCAGGACCCGCGGGGCTGA
- a CDS encoding acyl-CoA dehydrogenase family protein — MSRLQTTDGLTEEQQDLLKLVKEFVDEQIIPVAQELEHADEYPQKIVDQMKEMGIFGLMIPEEFGGLGESLLTYALCVEEIARGWMPVSGIINTHFIVAYMILKHGTEEQKQHYLPKMATGEVRGAFSMSEPALGSDVAGIKTKAVRDGDSDDWTINGQKMWLTNGGSANLVAVLCRTELGAESPHKNMSTFLIDKTEGFGETAQGVTVPGKIEKMGYKGVDTTELIFDNHKTSTAQLLGGEPGKGFYQMMDGVEVGRVNVASRACGLMMRAFELGIEYAQQRETFGKKIIDHQGILFRIADMAAKVEAGHQLMVKAARLKDKGERNDLEAGIAKYMAAEYCADVVEQSFRIHGGFGYTKEYEIERLYREAPMLLIGEGTAEIQKMIIGKSILKDYPAKR; from the coding sequence ATGTCCCGACTGCAGACGACCGACGGACTGACCGAGGAGCAGCAGGACCTGCTCAAGCTGGTCAAGGAGTTCGTCGACGAGCAGATCATCCCCGTCGCGCAGGAGCTCGAGCACGCTGACGAGTACCCGCAGAAGATCGTCGACCAGATGAAGGAGATGGGGATCTTCGGTCTGATGATCCCCGAGGAGTTCGGCGGTCTCGGCGAGTCGCTGCTGACCTACGCGCTGTGCGTGGAGGAGATCGCGCGTGGCTGGATGCCGGTCTCGGGCATCATCAACACCCACTTCATCGTGGCGTACATGATCCTCAAGCACGGCACCGAGGAGCAGAAGCAGCACTACCTGCCCAAGATGGCCACCGGTGAGGTACGCGGCGCCTTCTCGATGAGCGAGCCCGCGCTCGGCTCCGACGTGGCCGGGATCAAGACCAAGGCCGTGCGTGACGGTGACAGCGACGACTGGACGATCAACGGCCAGAAGATGTGGCTGACCAACGGTGGCTCCGCCAACCTCGTGGCCGTCCTGTGCCGCACCGAGCTCGGCGCCGAGTCCCCGCACAAGAACATGTCGACCTTCCTCATCGACAAGACCGAGGGCTTCGGCGAGACCGCCCAGGGCGTCACCGTCCCCGGCAAGATCGAGAAGATGGGCTACAAGGGTGTCGACACCACCGAGCTGATCTTCGACAACCACAAGACGAGCACCGCACAGCTGCTCGGTGGCGAGCCCGGCAAGGGCTTCTACCAGATGATGGACGGCGTCGAGGTCGGTCGCGTCAACGTCGCCTCGCGGGCCTGCGGCCTGATGATGCGCGCCTTCGAGCTGGGCATCGAGTACGCCCAGCAGCGCGAGACCTTCGGCAAGAAGATCATCGACCACCAGGGCATCCTCTTCCGCATCGCCGACATGGCGGCCAAGGTCGAGGCCGGTCACCAGCTGATGGTCAAGGCCGCACGGCTGAAGGACAAGGGCGAGCGCAACGACCTCGAGGCCGGCATCGCGAAGTACATGGCCGCCGAGTACTGCGCCGATGTCGTCGAGCAGTCCTTCCGCATCCACGGTGGCTTCGGCTACACCAAGGAGTACGAGATCGAGCGCCTCTACCGCGAGGCCCCGATGCTGCTCATCGGTGAGGGCACCGCCGAGATCCAGAAGATGATCATCGGCAAGAGCATCCTGAAGGACTACCCGGCCAAGCGCTGA
- a CDS encoding L,D-transpeptidase family protein: MSTYEARHAMLDVAASPHRRLLMRGGLAAASVTAVTGAGFFVPAAAATHPLLKLGSRGTAVRELQTKLTKGGYRPGGIDGIFGSGTRSAVIKVQGDHGLVKDGICGSRTWAVVDRLGAGSTTPPPTPTDPPPSGSRPMLKPGSRGAAVKALQIKLRANGYWHSGSDGEYGDTTMQAVMAVQKTYGLTRDGVCGPATWAKIDRLTRPRSRTTSGNAVEIDLTRQVLRVVLNGRTAWVFNTSTGSGQRYYQGGRWHTATTPTGRYRFFRRVNGSDLGPLGRLWRPIYFNGGIAVHGYPSVPAYPASHGCCRVSNAAMNAIWANNWMPNNRLVWVY; encoded by the coding sequence ATGAGCACGTACGAAGCACGTCACGCCATGCTCGATGTTGCGGCCTCGCCCCACCGTCGACTTCTCATGCGCGGTGGGTTGGCCGCGGCATCCGTCACGGCAGTCACCGGGGCCGGGTTCTTCGTCCCCGCCGCCGCCGCGACCCACCCTCTGCTCAAGCTCGGTAGCCGGGGGACCGCCGTGCGCGAGCTGCAGACCAAGCTCACCAAGGGCGGCTACCGACCCGGGGGCATCGACGGGATCTTCGGCTCCGGCACCCGCTCCGCCGTCATCAAGGTCCAGGGGGACCACGGGCTGGTCAAGGACGGCATCTGCGGCTCCAGGACCTGGGCGGTCGTCGACCGCCTCGGCGCGGGCTCGACGACCCCGCCGCCGACGCCCACCGACCCGCCGCCGTCCGGCTCCCGCCCCATGCTCAAGCCGGGCAGCAGGGGCGCCGCCGTCAAGGCGCTGCAGATCAAGCTGCGGGCCAACGGCTACTGGCACTCCGGCAGCGACGGTGAGTACGGCGACACGACGATGCAGGCCGTCATGGCCGTGCAGAAGACCTACGGGCTGACCCGCGACGGCGTCTGCGGTCCGGCCACCTGGGCGAAGATCGACCGCCTCACCCGTCCCCGGTCCCGCACCACGAGCGGCAACGCGGTCGAGATCGACCTCACGCGTCAGGTGCTGCGCGTCGTGCTCAACGGCCGCACCGCGTGGGTCTTCAACACGAGCACCGGCAGCGGCCAGCGCTACTACCAGGGCGGTCGGTGGCACACGGCCACGACGCCGACCGGCCGGTACCGCTTCTTCCGTCGAGTCAACGGCAGCGACCTCGGCCCGCTCGGTCGCCTGTGGCGCCCGATCTACTTCAACGGCGGGATCGCCGTGCACGGCTACCCCAGCGTGCCGGCCTACCCGGCCTCGCACGGTTGCTGCCGGGTCTCCAATGCCGCGATGAACGCCATCTGGGCGAACAACTGGATGCCCAACAACCGCCTCGTCTGGGTCTACTGA
- a CDS encoding HpcH/HpaI aldolase/citrate lyase family protein yields MTESTYTPRRSVLYMPSSNARALDKAKTLPVDALILDLEDAVGPDDKPAAREAACAAVQSGEYGDRELTIRVNGIGTQWHDEDIAAASKAGPHGIVVPKVNSADEVRQLVAAMEAAGAPEHTKLWAMIETPAAIFNIREIAQASDRLVAFVMGTNDLVKELQADHVPGRAPLLTALSWSLLAAREAGIAVLDGVYNAVKDLEGFTAECEQGRDMGFDGKTLIHPGQVEVCNTTFAPSEAAVEEAQGILQAWEEGAGKGVVTHNGKMIENLHVDIARRVLATHEAITARG; encoded by the coding sequence ATGACCGAGAGCACCTACACCCCCCGCCGCTCGGTCCTCTACATGCCGAGCTCCAACGCCCGCGCGCTGGACAAGGCCAAGACCCTCCCGGTCGACGCCCTGATCCTCGACCTCGAGGACGCCGTCGGTCCCGACGACAAGCCCGCCGCGCGCGAGGCCGCCTGTGCCGCAGTGCAGTCCGGTGAGTACGGCGACCGCGAGCTGACGATCCGGGTCAACGGCATCGGCACCCAGTGGCACGACGAGGACATCGCGGCGGCGTCGAAGGCCGGCCCGCACGGTATCGTCGTGCCCAAGGTCAACTCGGCCGACGAGGTGCGCCAGCTCGTCGCGGCCATGGAGGCCGCCGGCGCCCCCGAGCACACCAAGCTCTGGGCGATGATCGAGACGCCCGCCGCGATCTTCAACATCCGTGAGATCGCGCAGGCCTCCGACCGGCTCGTCGCCTTCGTCATGGGGACCAACGACCTGGTCAAGGAGCTGCAGGCCGACCACGTGCCGGGGCGCGCCCCCCTTCTCACTGCTCTGTCGTGGTCGCTCCTGGCGGCACGTGAGGCCGGCATCGCGGTCCTCGACGGCGTGTACAACGCGGTCAAGGACCTCGAGGGCTTCACCGCGGAGTGCGAGCAGGGCCGCGACATGGGCTTCGACGGCAAGACCCTGATCCACCCCGGTCAGGTCGAGGTCTGCAACACGACCTTCGCCCCGAGCGAGGCCGCGGTCGAGGAGGCGCAGGGCATCCTGCAGGCGTGGGAGGAGGGCGCCGGCAAGGGCGTCGTCACCCACAACGGGAAGATGATCGAGAACCTGCACGTCGACATCGCCCGTCGCGTCCTCGCGACCCACGAGGCGATCACCGCCAGGGGCTGA
- a CDS encoding HpcH/HpaI aldolase/citrate lyase family protein: protein MRSAKDFFTPLAVGAPTPVREVPARPSRMIHFFDPSNEKMAAKVPAMVGVSDVLLGNLEDAVVADKKEAARAGLVKIAKEVDFGEHTQLWTRVNALDSPWVLDDLTTLVTEVGDKLDVIMVPKVQGPEDIHYVDRLLAQLEAKGGVQRPIMIHAILETARGMANVEEIAGASPRMQGISLGPADLAADRRMKTTRVGGGHPGYLVRQDPTKGADGSPDYQGQRTVFQQDLWHYTIARMVDACAMHGIFPFYGPFGDIKDTVACEDQFRNAFLLGCVGAWSLHPVQIEIAKRVFSPSAEDVAHARRVKEAMPDGAGAVMIDGKMEDDASWKQCMVILELAERLSANDPELAELYAKA, encoded by the coding sequence ATGCGTAGTGCCAAGGACTTCTTCACCCCGCTCGCCGTGGGTGCACCCACGCCCGTCCGCGAGGTGCCCGCCCGCCCCAGCCGGATGATCCACTTCTTCGACCCGAGCAACGAGAAGATGGCGGCCAAGGTCCCCGCCATGGTCGGCGTCTCCGACGTGCTGCTCGGCAACCTCGAGGACGCCGTCGTCGCGGACAAGAAGGAGGCCGCCCGCGCCGGCCTGGTCAAGATCGCCAAGGAGGTCGACTTCGGTGAGCACACCCAGCTGTGGACCCGCGTCAACGCCCTCGACAGCCCGTGGGTCCTCGACGACCTGACCACCCTCGTGACCGAGGTCGGCGACAAGCTCGACGTCATCATGGTCCCCAAGGTCCAGGGCCCCGAGGACATCCACTACGTCGACCGGCTCCTCGCGCAGCTCGAGGCGAAGGGGGGCGTCCAGCGCCCGATCATGATCCACGCGATCCTCGAGACCGCCCGCGGCATGGCCAATGTCGAGGAGATCGCCGGCGCGAGCCCGCGCATGCAGGGCATCTCGCTCGGCCCGGCCGACCTCGCGGCCGACCGCCGGATGAAGACCACCCGCGTCGGTGGCGGCCACCCCGGTTACCTCGTGCGGCAGGACCCGACCAAGGGTGCCGACGGGAGCCCCGACTACCAGGGCCAGCGCACCGTCTTCCAGCAGGACCTGTGGCACTACACGATCGCGCGCATGGTCGACGCCTGCGCGATGCACGGCATCTTTCCCTTCTACGGGCCCTTCGGCGACATCAAGGACACCGTCGCCTGCGAGGACCAGTTCCGCAACGCCTTCCTCCTCGGTTGCGTCGGCGCCTGGAGCCTGCACCCGGTGCAGATCGAGATCGCCAAGCGCGTCTTCAGCCCCTCCGCGGAGGACGTCGCGCACGCCCGCCGCGTCAAGGAGGCCATGCCCGACGGTGCGGGTGCCGTGATGATCGACGGCAAGATGGAGGACGACGCCTCCTGGAAGCAGTGCATGGTCATCCTCGAGCTCGCCGAGCGGCTGTCGGCCAACGACCCGGAGCTCGCCGAGCTCTACGCGAAGGCCTGA
- a CDS encoding magnesium transporter MgtE N-terminal domain-containing protein — protein sequence MSAPTRFYVARLASLNVFDPLGDQVGRVRDVVVTFSPSRRPRVIGLVVEVPGRRRVFVPMTRVTSVEGGQVITTGLVNMRRFEQRATETLVLADLLERPVTVRTDDGQVDATVEDVGVEQSASRNWSVTKVFVRGGRQSRRGLLVRRRGETFTVPVEDVTGLSASVSAAEHSAVKLLESVEDLKVADLAEVVIDLAPERREAVIAALDDDRLADIIQELGDDDQGEILAMLTQSRAADVLEAMDPDDAADLLSVLPPERAETLLQLMKPDDAEPLRRLLSYDENTAGGLMTTEPVVLAPEDTVAEALAVVRREEITAALAATVYVCRPPLETPTGKYLGMIHIQRLLREPPHESIGRYLDKAIDPLRPEAPLGQVTRTLATYNLISAPVVDEGERLLGAVTVDDVLDHILPEDWRDDRHEVTDD from the coding sequence GTGAGTGCTCCCACCCGCTTCTACGTCGCGCGCCTGGCGAGTCTCAACGTCTTCGACCCTCTCGGTGACCAGGTCGGACGGGTGCGCGATGTCGTCGTCACCTTCTCCCCCTCCCGCAGGCCCCGGGTGATCGGTCTGGTCGTCGAGGTCCCGGGACGCCGACGCGTCTTCGTGCCGATGACCCGGGTGACCTCGGTCGAGGGCGGCCAGGTGATCACCACCGGCCTGGTCAACATGCGCCGCTTCGAGCAGCGCGCCACCGAGACCCTCGTCCTCGCCGACCTGCTCGAGCGCCCGGTGACCGTGCGCACCGACGACGGCCAGGTCGACGCGACCGTCGAGGACGTCGGCGTCGAGCAGTCCGCCAGCCGCAACTGGTCGGTGACCAAGGTCTTCGTCCGCGGTGGCCGCCAGTCCCGCCGAGGCCTCCTCGTGCGCCGCAGGGGCGAGACCTTCACCGTGCCGGTCGAGGACGTGACCGGCCTCTCCGCGTCGGTGAGCGCCGCCGAGCACTCCGCGGTCAAGCTGCTCGAGTCCGTCGAGGACCTCAAGGTCGCCGACCTCGCCGAGGTCGTCATCGACCTCGCCCCCGAGCGCCGCGAGGCGGTCATCGCCGCCCTCGACGACGACCGGCTGGCCGACATCATCCAGGAGCTCGGCGACGACGACCAGGGCGAGATCCTCGCGATGCTCACCCAGTCGCGCGCCGCCGACGTCCTCGAGGCGATGGACCCCGACGACGCGGCCGACCTCCTGTCGGTCCTGCCCCCCGAGCGGGCCGAGACGCTGCTGCAGCTGATGAAGCCCGACGACGCCGAGCCGCTGCGTCGCCTGCTCAGCTACGACGAGAACACCGCCGGTGGACTCATGACCACCGAGCCGGTCGTGCTCGCGCCCGAGGACACCGTGGCCGAGGCCCTGGCCGTCGTGCGCCGCGAGGAGATCACCGCGGCGTTGGCCGCCACCGTCTACGTCTGCCGGCCCCCGCTCGAGACCCCCACCGGCAAGTACCTCGGGATGATCCACATCCAGCGCCTGCTGCGCGAGCCGCCGCACGAGAGCATCGGCCGCTACCTCGACAAGGCGATCGACCCCCTTCGCCCGGAGGCCCCGCTCGGGCAGGTGACCCGCACGCTCGCGACGTACAACCTGATCTCGGCGCCGGTCGTCGACGAGGGCGAGCGCCTCCTCGGCGCGGTCACGGTCGACGACGTCCTCGACCACATCCTCCCGGAGGACTGGCGCGACGATCGGCACGAGGTGACCGATGACTGA
- a CDS encoding DUF1003 domain-containing protein, with product MTERRQSRVDTPQEVRRQLIRRPSAFSTEAFGVISEKFARFMGTPRFLIWMSLFVVVWLAWNTFVPEAAQFDPRSLNYTLLTLILSLQASYAAPLILLAQNRQDDRDRVALEQDRVQAERALADTEYLTREVAALRIALRDAATRDFIRSELRDLLEEMETKGLQVRRRDEVEPDEPTGDPEPRW from the coding sequence ATGACTGAGCGCCGCCAGAGCCGTGTGGACACCCCGCAGGAGGTGCGCCGCCAGCTGATCCGACGCCCGTCGGCCTTCTCCACCGAGGCCTTCGGGGTGATCTCGGAGAAGTTCGCCCGCTTCATGGGCACGCCCCGGTTCCTCATCTGGATGTCGCTCTTCGTCGTCGTGTGGCTGGCGTGGAACACCTTCGTGCCCGAGGCCGCGCAGTTCGACCCCCGGTCGCTCAACTACACGCTGCTCACGCTCATCCTGTCGCTGCAGGCCTCCTACGCCGCCCCGCTGATCCTCCTCGCGCAGAACCGTCAGGACGACCGCGACCGCGTGGCCCTCGAGCAGGACCGGGTGCAGGCCGAGCGGGCGCTCGCCGACACCGAGTACCTCACCCGCGAGGTCGCGGCGCTGCGGATCGCGCTGCGCGACGCGGCGACCCGCGACTTCATCCGCAGCGAGCTGCGGGACCTGCTCGAGGAGATGGAGACCAAGGGTCTCCAGGTCCGCCGGCGCGACGAGGTCGAGCCGGACGAGCCGACGGGTGATCCCGAACCACGCTGGTGA
- a CDS encoding Mrp/NBP35 family ATP-binding protein, with amino-acid sequence MAPHPTITDEQLRAALETVIDPEIRRPITELGMVETAAVDADGLATATILLTVSGCPMKDTLTTDTTKALSGIEGVTDVKVTLGVMNDEQRAELKTHLRGGQAEKEIPFAKPGSLTRVYAIASGKGGVGKSSITANLAASLAQEGLKVGVVDADIYGFSIPRMLGVTHAPTQVDDMILPPIASEVKVISIGMFVPGNQPVVWRGPMLHRALQQFLGDVFWGDLDVLLLDLPPGTGDIAISIAQLIPNSEILVVTTPQQAAAEVAERAGSIAMQTHQRLVGVIENMSWLELPDGSRQEIFGSGGGQSVADSLTRTMGADVPLLGQIPLDVSLREGSDNGAPTVLSNPDGAAAVALRGIARGLATRSRGLAGRSLGLTPTGR; translated from the coding sequence ATGGCTCCCCACCCCACGATCACCGACGAGCAGCTGCGCGCCGCGCTCGAGACGGTCATCGACCCTGAGATCCGTCGCCCCATCACGGAGCTCGGCATGGTCGAGACGGCCGCTGTCGACGCCGACGGGCTCGCCACCGCGACCATCCTGCTGACCGTCTCCGGCTGCCCGATGAAGGACACGCTGACGACCGACACGACCAAGGCCCTGAGCGGCATCGAGGGCGTCACCGATGTCAAGGTCACGCTCGGCGTGATGAACGACGAGCAGCGCGCCGAGCTCAAGACCCACCTGCGCGGCGGCCAGGCCGAGAAGGAGATCCCCTTCGCCAAGCCCGGCTCGCTGACCCGCGTCTACGCGATCGCCTCGGGCAAGGGCGGCGTCGGCAAGTCGTCGATCACCGCCAACCTCGCTGCCTCGCTGGCCCAGGAGGGCCTCAAGGTGGGCGTCGTCGACGCCGACATCTACGGCTTCTCCATCCCGCGCATGCTCGGCGTCACGCACGCACCGACGCAGGTCGACGACATGATCCTGCCGCCCATCGCCTCCGAGGTGAAGGTCATCTCGATCGGGATGTTCGTCCCCGGCAACCAGCCCGTCGTGTGGCGCGGCCCGATGCTGCACCGCGCGCTGCAGCAGTTCCTCGGCGACGTCTTCTGGGGCGACCTGGACGTCCTCCTGCTCGACCTGCCGCCGGGCACCGGTGACATCGCGATCTCCATCGCCCAGCTGATCCCCAACAGCGAGATCCTCGTGGTCACGACCCCGCAGCAGGCGGCGGCCGAGGTCGCCGAGCGCGCCGGGTCGATCGCGATGCAGACCCACCAGCGCCTCGTCGGCGTCATCGAGAACATGTCCTGGCTCGAGCTGCCCGACGGGTCGCGCCAGGAGATCTTCGGCTCCGGCGGCGGCCAGTCCGTGGCCGACTCGCTGACCCGCACCATGGGCGCCGACGTGCCGCTGCTCGGCCAGATCCCGCTCGACGTCTCCCTGCGCGAGGGCTCCGACAACGGCGCCCCGACCGTGCTGTCCAACCCCGACGGGGCCGCCGCGGTCGCGCTGCGCGGCATCGCCCGTGGCCTGGCCACCCGCTCCCGCGGACTCGCCGGCCGCAGCCTGGGGCTCACCCCCACGGGTCGCTGA
- a CDS encoding preprotein translocase subunit TatA: protein MPVHGSEFLVLILLAFIILGPKQLPEYAAKLARVIVKARRMANDAKVQLKEQMGPEYEDLDWRQYDPRQYDPRRIVKQALLEPLDDAFRLDDKPASTSSVEDEPDAAAPAALLPAGTPWDREAT from the coding sequence ATGCCGGTCCACGGGAGCGAGTTCCTCGTCCTGATCCTCCTCGCCTTCATCATCCTGGGCCCCAAGCAGCTGCCGGAGTACGCCGCCAAGCTGGCCCGCGTCATCGTCAAGGCACGTCGCATGGCCAACGACGCCAAGGTGCAGCTCAAGGAGCAGATGGGTCCCGAGTACGAGGACCTCGACTGGCGGCAGTACGACCCGCGGCAGTACGACCCGCGACGCATCGTCAAGCAGGCGCTCCTGGAGCCCCTCGACGACGCCTTCCGTCTCGACGACAAGCCGGCGAGCACGAGCTCCGTCGAGGACGAGCCCGACGCCGCGGCGCCCGCTGCCCTGCTCCCCGCCGGCACCCCCTGGGACCGCGAGGCAACCTGA
- a CDS encoding S1C family serine protease, producing the protein MSSPHPGEEPHPSVPPAEPAGPTFSADGHLSSSHVGTEHTQPVPQSPYLPYESFEQPAGHEQTAQYPVAAYPHESAPTAAYAHAAPAPTPPAPTPPAPRPRRRGPGWVGAGAMTLAAALLAGGIGGAGGSLLAGDDGGGPTIVQRDGNPTQRPDGSIAAIAAAAVPSVVTVRVRGAGGDGGTGSGWVYDDRGHVVTNDHVVDAAGADGKVSIELTDGTRLPATVVGRDSSYDLAVLKVAPGDLKPLSIGTSGDVVVGDEVVAVGSPLGLGSTVTAGIVSALERPVTAGEAGNESFISAIQTDAAINPGNSGGPLLDGDGNVIGVNSAIAQVPGQGQASGSIGVGFAIPSDVVVRTVDQLIATGKAVHPMIGVSLDRRWSGEGAKVLQDSDVPGGDAVVPGGPADDAGIKPGDLITEMDGRRITDLDQLITRIRAQAVGDKVTLTVRRDGKDQELTMTLEAAKEG; encoded by the coding sequence ATGAGCTCTCCGCACCCGGGTGAGGAGCCCCACCCCTCGGTCCCGCCCGCCGAGCCAGCAGGACCGACCTTCTCGGCCGACGGGCACCTGAGCAGCAGCCACGTCGGCACCGAGCACACGCAACCCGTGCCGCAGAGCCCGTACCTGCCCTACGAGAGCTTCGAGCAGCCCGCCGGCCACGAGCAGACGGCCCAGTACCCCGTGGCCGCATACCCCCACGAGTCCGCACCCACGGCGGCGTACGCGCACGCCGCGCCCGCGCCGACGCCCCCCGCACCGACGCCTCCCGCACCCCGGCCCCGTCGACGCGGACCCGGCTGGGTGGGGGCCGGCGCGATGACCTTGGCCGCTGCTCTCCTGGCGGGCGGCATCGGTGGTGCGGGCGGCAGCCTCCTGGCCGGCGACGACGGCGGTGGGCCGACGATCGTCCAGCGCGACGGCAACCCGACCCAGCGCCCCGACGGATCGATCGCCGCCATCGCGGCCGCCGCCGTGCCGAGCGTCGTCACCGTGCGGGTGCGTGGCGCTGGCGGCGACGGGGGGACGGGCTCCGGCTGGGTCTACGACGACCGCGGTCACGTCGTCACCAACGACCACGTCGTCGACGCCGCGGGCGCCGACGGCAAGGTGAGCATCGAGCTGACCGACGGCACCCGGCTGCCCGCCACGGTGGTCGGCCGGGACTCCTCCTACGACCTGGCCGTGCTCAAGGTGGCGCCCGGCGACCTGAAGCCGCTGTCGATCGGTACCTCCGGCGACGTCGTCGTCGGCGACGAGGTGGTCGCCGTGGGCTCGCCCCTCGGCCTCGGCTCGACCGTCACCGCCGGCATCGTCTCGGCGCTGGAGCGCCCGGTCACGGCCGGCGAGGCGGGGAACGAGTCCTTCATCTCCGCGATCCAGACCGATGCGGCGATCAACCCCGGCAACTCCGGCGGACCGCTCCTGGACGGCGACGGCAACGTCATCGGCGTCAACTCCGCGATCGCCCAGGTCCCCGGGCAGGGGCAGGCCTCCGGCTCGATCGGCGTGGGCTTCGCCATCCCCTCTGACGTCGTGGTGCGCACGGTCGACCAGCTCATCGCCACCGGCAAGGCGGTCCACCCGATGATCGGTGTGAGCCTGGACCGGCGCTGGAGCGGTGAGGGCGCCAAGGTCCTGCAGGACTCCGACGTGCCGGGCGGTGATGCTGTCGTCCCCGGCGGACCGGCCGACGACGCAGGCATCAAGCCCGGCGATCTCATCACCGAGATGGACGGGCGCCGGATCACCGACCTCGACCAGCTGATCACGCGGATCAGGGCTCAGGCCGTGGGGGATAAGGTCACCCTGACGGTGCGCAGGGACGGCAAGGACCAGGAGCTCACGATGACCCTCGAAGCGGCGAAGGAAGGCTGA
- the sigE gene encoding RNA polymerase sigma factor SigE, whose translation MDTVSSDPATTTDPRPDWVPPTWTEVVEEHGARVYRLAYRLTGNVHDAEDLTHDVFIRVFRSLDGYTPGTFEGWLHRITTNLFLDRARRKQRLRFDALTDEFAALLHSGTASPEQVYIEHHLDADIQRALDALPPQFRAAVVLCDIEGLTYEEVAETLDIKLGTVRSRIHRGRALLRESLSHREPAPSTRTESRRRGGSGFPMARPVTGTL comes from the coding sequence ATGGACACCGTGAGCAGCGATCCCGCGACCACCACAGACCCCCGGCCCGACTGGGTCCCGCCGACCTGGACCGAGGTCGTCGAGGAGCACGGCGCCCGGGTGTACCGCCTGGCCTACCGGCTGACCGGCAATGTCCACGACGCCGAGGACCTCACGCACGACGTCTTCATCCGGGTCTTCCGCTCGCTCGACGGCTACACCCCGGGAACCTTCGAGGGGTGGCTGCACCGCATCACGACCAACCTCTTCCTCGACCGGGCCCGCCGCAAGCAGCGGCTGCGCTTCGACGCGCTCACCGACGAGTTCGCGGCGCTGCTGCACAGCGGGACGGCCAGCCCGGAGCAGGTCTACATCGAGCACCACCTGGACGCCGACATCCAGCGGGCGCTCGACGCGCTGCCGCCGCAGTTCCGCGCCGCCGTCGTCCTGTGCGACATCGAGGGCCTGACCTACGAGGAAGTCGCCGAGACCCTCGACATCAAGCTCGGCACCGTCCGCTCGCGCATCCACCGCGGCCGGGCACTCCTGCGCGAGAGCCTCAGCCACCGGGAGCCCGCCCCGTCCACGCGCACCGAGAGCCGCCGCCGTGGTGGTTCCGGCTTCCCGATGGCGCGCCCGGTGACCGGCACCCTGTGA